CCATTTTAAGACTTATCCTCCCCTTTTCCCTCCGCCCATTAATTTGACAGTGGGTTTGATAGGCCTATGTTCAATAGGATTAATAAATTTAACCCTTGCTGGGTTATCTTGCTTTAACCAGGTGATGCAATTAGTGGGAAAGAAGGTTTTCCTGCAAGGCCTTCGCGACGGCTTCAGTCCGACTCGAGACTTGCAGTTTATTCAGGATGCTGCTCACATGGAATTTTACCGTTGATTTACTAACAACCAGTATCTCCGCAATTTCCGGGTTGGTCCGCCCTTCCACCAGCAGGCCAAGCACTTCTCGTTCACGCCCGGTCAGGTCAATGCCGGGATGATAAACCTGGCGGGAGGCCTGGATCAGGATCTGGGCTGCTTCAGGTGCCAGGGTCGGCTTTCCGGCATAAGCTTGCCGAATGGCATTTGCCAGATCGTCGGCATCCACGTCTTTCAACAGATACCCAATGGCGCCGGCTTTCAGAGCTCCTTCCACCAAATCCTGCTCCTTAAAGCTTGTCAGCGCAATAACCTTAACTTCGGGACAGTTTTTCAGGATCGCTTCCGTAGCTTCGGCCCCGTTCATCTTCGGCATGACAAGATCCATTAGAACCACATCCGGTTTATTCATATGGCAAACCGCAATCGCTTTTTCGCCGCTATCCGCCTGTGCCACCAGCTCAAGATCATCATAAGCCATCAGAAAAGTACTGAGACCGCTGCGGACCACCTTGTGGTCATCAACGATCATCACCCTAATCGGTCGATCAGTTTCCATCGGTCTTTCCTCTCTTCTTATGGCTCAAATCAGCTCCTCTCCTATTTTAATCTATTCCCGGCTTACGTTCCAATTCAAACGTAAAGTCGTTCCCTCACCGAGATGGCTCACCAAAGTCAATTCAGCGCCAACTGTCTCCGCTCTTTCTGTCATGATTTCCAAACCCAGGTGGCCAGCGGGGATATCCTCCCTGGTAAAGCCCTGCCCATCATCACTGATGGACAGCGTGGCTTCCTGCCCCTGGCAATTAAAGCGGAACCAAACCTTGGAGGCATCCGCATGTTTGAAGATATTGTTCAGGCCTTCCTGCGCGATCCGATAAAATACATTCTTCACTTCAACGGGCATCCCACAATCGACTGGAGCTTCCACCAAGAAATCCACCGGCACGCCTGTCCGCCCGGAAAAGGCATTGACTAAATGTTTAAACAATTCAGCCGGGTCAGCATCTTCCAGCGCCGAAGGGCGCAACTCCATCAAAAGAGTCCGCATCTCACCCAGCGCGCCTTTCGTAAGCTGACCAAGTTCTTCCAACTGTTTCTGCGCCATCTCAGGGTCTTTCGCCCAAATCTTGGGGAGTACCTCTGCAATCAGGCTGGTTGAGAACAAAGTCTGTGTTACGGCATCATGCAGATCACGGGCGAGCCGATTCCGTTCTGCGATCACTGCCGATTCCTGCGCCTTGCCTTTCAGCACATTACTGGTAATCGCCAACGAGGCTTGATTAGCCAAGATCCTAGCTAGGTTGATGTCTTCCGGGGAGAAAGTCCGCTCCTCGTCATAGAATAACACCAACCCGCCAAATACCGCTTCCTCCACCAAAAGGGGAACACAGATCGCTGTGCGATAATCCCCTTCGACCAATTCCCATTTCCGGCTGGCCTTCATTGTCAGCGGATCAATCCGGGAATAGATCAATAAACGATCTAGGAAAATGCTCTCTCGCAATATCCCGGCGCTGGTGGATTGCAAGTCTGTCAGGTCAATCGGCCGGGTGATGCCTTGCGGATAGGCAGACCGCACCCCTATCAGGTCTCCCTGGCGGTCAAATACCACCGCTTTACTCGCTGAGGTCAGCCCAACAGCTTGTTGGACAATAAAGTCGAGGCTCTTTTCCAACGGTTCATTGGTATTCAATAAACGAATGACCTCACTCAACCCTGAGGCTATTTGGCGCCGGCGTTCAATTTCATTGGTACGCTCAAAGACCTGCAAAGCCAGCATCTTGCGTATCCTTTCACTTTGCGCCAGACGCCAACGATAACCCAAAACCACACTCGCCGCCAGAACTAAACCAACCAATCCAATGAACCACCAGGTGGCCCAGAAAGGCGGTTTGATATTGATCATTACGCAAGCCCCATCCGAGTTCCAGAGGGCATCATTATTTGCGGCGATCAGCCTGAAGGTGTAGCTACCCCAGGGCATGTTGGGATAATCCGCATACCTGCGAGTTCCTGAATAGACAAAATCTTCGTTCAGGCCCTCCATCATATAGGCATATTGGTTCCGGTCCGGTGCTGTATAGTCCAGTGCAGCAAACTCAAAGGAAAGGAAATTCTGGCTCTCCGTCAAGGTGAGTGTCGTTGTGCAGTCATTGATATTTGTCTCCAATACCTTATTGAAAAGGGAAATGGAGGTAATCACGACCGGTGGAATGTGGTTATTTTCCGAAATCTGGGTCGGATAAAAAGCATTGAAGCCGTTCACACCGCCAAAATACAGTGAGCCATCATCCCCCATCGCATAGGCTTTCGGATTAAAATCACTGCCCTGGATCCCATCCTGGCTGTCATAAATGCGCACCAACCCGGAATCGGGACTTAGGCGTGCTAACCCATTGCCGGTGCTGAGCCAAAGGTAGCCAAATTCGTCTTGGGCAATACCAAACACCCGGTTGGAGGGCAGCCCATCCTGGGTAGTGTAATAGCTAAATTGTTCCGTGAGGGGGTCAAACCGGTTTAGGCCACCGCCGGCTGTCCCCAACCACAACGTGCCCGTATTATCGCTGACAATATTTGTGATACTGTTGTGGCTTGGGCCGCTCGATGTGCCGTTATATTGATAGGCCTCAATCTCGCCACTGGCAGAATCAAGCCGAACCAATCCCTGGGACTCCGTGCCCAACCAGACAATCCCATTCTCATCCACAAAGATTGTCACCACCATATCTGCTTCAAGCCCCGGCAGTGCGGTGGATGTCAATTGATAACGTTCGATCTGACCCTTGGACGAATCCAGCCGCAACAATTCACCAGTATCTTGGCTGAACCACAACGACCCTTTCGAATCATGCGCAATAGCAGTTGTTTCCGAATCGCTTGCGATGACCATATACTTGATCGAAACGGGATTAAATCCGGGGATATCCGGATCATAATATTGAAGCACGCCATCAGCTGTGCTGACGTACAGAGTCCCATCCGGTCCCACATCCAGCAGTACGATCTCATTGTTTTTCAGGCCGGTAAGGCTTGCCGGATCGGCTTCAAAATGGGTGAATGCACCGGTCACCAGGTTCATCCGGTCCAGGCCTGAATCCGCTGTCCCAATCCAAAGACTATTTCTTATGGCGTCATAAGCCAAAGCAGTGATATTATCCGCTGCCGGGGAGTTGGTGTTTCTCGAATTATGCTGATAAAAACCGAACGCTCGGGTGCTGGGATTAGCCTTATTGATTCCCCCCCCCCAGAGTGCCAAACCACATAATTCCGCCGCTGTCTTCAAGAATCGCCCAAATCTCATTCTGGTTAAGGCTGTTCGTATCGGAATCGTCATGCGAATAGACTTCCACTTGCAGCGCATCCCCCTGATAGTCCGTAATCAAGTTCAAGCCGCTTTCTTCCAACCCAACCCAAAGCCCACCGGAGCGATCCAGATATAGGGATGTGATGATATCACTGCTCAGAGAATTGGGGTCTTCTGGACTGTGCGTATAGATTTGATAGGTACGGCTGGGCCGGCCAAAATGCAACAGTCCATTTTCAGTGCCCACCCATACACCCTGGCCGCCATCGCCAGTGATGGCATTCACATGTGAAACCCCCGTAGTTGCCCGGTCCAAGTATCGAGTGAACATTCCCGTCTCGGGGTCAAACAAGTTTAGCCCATCTGCGGTGCCAACCCAGATGATCCCATCCTCGTCCTCATATAAGGCCAAGACTTCATCGTCACTGAGTGATGAGCGATGTTCAGGATCATGGGTATAGGTTGTAAAGCCCTGTAGATCTCCATCCAAAACGCTCAAGCCCGACCGAGTGCCAACCCAAAGCTGACCATCCGTGGTCATCAACAGCGTATTGACCCGCTCCGAAGGCAGAGCGCGCGGGTCACCCGAATCGGGTTGGAAGTGTCGAAATCTGCTGGTCTCCCGATCAAAGCGATTCAAGCCACCATAATAAGTCCCAACCCAAAGTATGCCTGTTGGATCTTCCACAATGGAAGTAATAAAAGCATCCGAAAGGGCTGCCGGGTTATCCGGATCTGTTTTATAAACAGTGAAGTCATAACCGTTATACCGGTTTAAGCCCTCCTGGGTGCCAAACCAGAGAAAACCCAGATGATCTTCCATGATTGTGCGAACGGAATTTTCAGAAAGGCCATCAATTACTGTGAGGTGGTCAAAGCGCATATAACCCGCGCCATAGCCAACCGCTGACCACCCGGTTTGAGCTGGGATGGCACCAGCCGTGGCTGCATCACCCGAAGTGATCGAACTTACCAGCAAGCCGACCATCAGAAATCCAATAATTAGGTTATGGGTGAGACGCTTAACGGACATTTTTAGCTTTCAGGATAAATATACGCCATACCCTATTTTATTCGATAAATTCCCCATATCCTGGTGGATTAAAGACTAAACCGGAAGTCGAGTACTTCCGGTTTAGTCAGAGGAGAAAATGATGTTCTTTTTAGGTAAGCTTGGTCAACTTTCCTGAGGAGTTGTTGAGGCCTAGATCTGCTGATCCAGCCCACCACCGATCGAAAATCCTATGCCTGCACCCAGCCCGATGATTGCCAGGTACAAGCCTTGCCCGCTCAACTGATATAGTGAAAGAGCAAGGATGCCACTGAGTGCTATCCCAATGGCTGCGCCGAACAGGGCTTTCTTCCATTTATTGTCGTTCTGTTTTCCCAAATTCATGCGCCAGTACGGTTTTCCATTTCGTTTCGGTAAGTGGACCATAGGAGTCCTCTCATCCTGAATGCTATTATCCACCTTTTTCGGCGCTCTGCAATCGGTCAGAAGTGTTGTTTCATACCTGGCCGATTGGCCAGGTCACGCTTAAGCGTTTTTAGATTAACCAAGAACCTAATACTTCCCCATTATCCCCCTATCAAATAAAGAAATGATATAGATCTCTGCTATCAATGGGTTAATTCGATTTATCGGCCAAAATATCCCATATGCGCAGACGTTTATCCGCTGCACCCGCAACGAGCCACCGTCCATCGGGTGAAAAAGCAATGCAATAGACCCCTTTCGGCATTATTTTTTCTTTATGAACAATCTTTCTGGTGTTGACTTCAACCAAGGTGACTAAGTGATCACTCGCAATCGCCAGTATTTTTCCATCTTCGGAAAAAGCTAAATTCTGAACCCCTTGATGCTCCAAAGGCAATTCAGCCAGCAACGACCAAGTTGCCGTATCCCAAAACTTGAGCTTTTGTTCATATCCCGCTGAAACCAGAAGCTGCCCTGAGGGCGAGAACCGTGTAGATAAGACATACCCTGAATGGGCTTCCTCAATATTATCAATCAAATCCAATTCAGGGAATGAACGAATGGAAATATCATCGCCCTGGCCACCCAATGCGATTTTTGAATCAATTGGCGAGAAGGCATAAGCTGTTGTTCTCTTTGGAAAAGGTTTTACACGGTTTATAACCTCTCCAGAAGGGAATTCTGCCAGGGTCAACCAGGGATTGTCCAAAGCTGCGATCACTTTGTTATCAAGGGACAACAAAGCCGTATGTCCCTTGAAACCGTACTGTTGAACTTGTTTTCCAGTTCTGATATCCCAAAAACGAACCGTTCGATCAGTTGAGGCCGTGAGAACCTGCTGTCCATCCGAAGTAAGGCTGAGTGAATTTACGCTGTTTTCATGCCCTACAAGACTTTTTGTCAGCCGCCAATCACCAACGGTCCAAATATGGACCTGGTTATCCATCCCGGCCGACAATAGAAGTTGTGAATTCGGTGTGAAAACGACGCTTGTAATATGGCCCTTGTGAGCCATGATTTCACGTAAATTATTTAGCATTTTCCACCTCGAATCTTCTATCGAACCTGGCCCATACCGACGGCCACCCGCCACCGCCACCCGGCCGCTCCTCATTCCCCTGACGCTGCCAGGTCAACTGCAGAAAGCTCTTAAAATATTGGATATCCCGTTCATCCACACCATGAAAGCCCTGAACCATTCGCTTCTGATGAGCATAGATCAGATATACGCCACCCGGTGTCAACCAACGCTGCAGGTTTTGTCGATATCGCTCTCGTCCTTCAGACGATAAATTATGAAAACAGCCAATATCAAATATCAATTCAAATTGCCGGTTTGGCAACACATCCGTTGCAACATCTCCCTGAAAAACCTCCGCCGACACCCCAGCCTTACGGAACTTTCGACGCGCTTTTAGCACGGAAAGCAACGCCATATCCACACCTGTGACCTCCCAGCCCTTTTCGGCCAGGGTCAGCAGGTTAGTTCCCGTCCCACAGCCCAGATCAAGCGCTCTGCCAGGTTTTTCCTCTTCAATTATTTCCATCAATTCCGGAGGGGAAATGCCCGTATCCCAGGGTGGATTACCGAGATAACGCAAGTTGAATTGAAGCCATCGGGGAAGCCTGTGAATGAGCCTCATTGCACGACAAAGCCTATCATTTCCATCCGGTAGCCCTCACCCTGACCATTATCCGCTTCCCAAAACAGAACCCCAATTCCTTCACAGAATGTGGCCTCTTCCGTACCAACATCCTCCGATGTAACCACGTTATAGCAGACCTTTGTGCCGCTTTCGGAAACTACCTGATTGAATGGGCCTTGCGCAAACCGGGTACCGATCTCAAAATCCTCCTCACTGGTACGAAGCCAGGGATTGGGAACCCAACCGCCCTCATCCTCCGGGAAGGGTAAAACCCATTCCAACCAGGCATCATCCAGATCTGCCTCCACCAGCCCTTCATACCGGTAGACATTTTCACCATCCACAAAATAATAATATGAACCGACAGGAGGATAGGAAGGGAAATCCAAGGGTGGGTCACCCAGCGTCA
This Chloroflexota bacterium DNA region includes the following protein-coding sequences:
- a CDS encoding response regulator transcription factor — its product is MIVDDHKVVRSGLSTFLMAYDDLELVAQADSGEKAIAVCHMNKPDVVLMDLVMPKMNGAEATEAILKNCPEVKVIALTSFKEQDLVEGALKAGAIGYLLKDVDADDLANAIRQAYAGKPTLAPEAAQILIQASRQVYHPGIDLTGREREVLGLLVEGRTNPEIAEILVVSKSTVKFHVSSILNKLQVSSRTEAVAKALQENLLSH
- a CDS encoding GAF domain-containing protein, which translates into the protein MALWGGGINKANPSTRAFGFYQHNSRNTNSPAADNITALAYDAIRNSLWIGTADSGLDRMNLVTGAFTHFEADPASLTGLKNNEIVLLDVGPDGTLYVSTADGVLQYYDPDIPGFNPVSIKYMVIASDSETTAIAHDSKGSLWFSQDTGELLRLDSSKGQIERYQLTSTALPGLEADMVVTIFVDENGIVWLGTESQGLVRLDSASGEIEAYQYNGTSSGPSHNSITNIVSDNTGTLWLGTAGGGLNRFDPLTEQFSYYTTQDGLPSNRVFGIAQDEFGYLWLSTGNGLARLSPDSGLVRIYDSQDGIQGSDFNPKAYAMGDDGSLYFGGVNGFNAFYPTQISENNHIPPVVITSISLFNKVLETNINDCTTTLTLTESQNFLSFEFAALDYTAPDRNQYAYMMEGLNEDFVYSGTRRYADYPNMPWGSYTFRLIAANNDALWNSDGACVMINIKPPFWATWWFIGLVGLVLAASVVLGYRWRLAQSERIRKMLALQVFERTNEIERRRQIASGLSEVIRLLNTNEPLEKSLDFIVQQAVGLTSASKAVVFDRQGDLIGVRSAYPQGITRPIDLTDLQSTSAGILRESIFLDRLLIYSRIDPLTMKASRKWELVEGDYRTAICVPLLVEEAVFGGLVLFYDEERTFSPEDINLARILANQASLAITSNVLKGKAQESAVIAERNRLARDLHDAVTQTLFSTSLIAEVLPKIWAKDPEMAQKQLEELGQLTKGALGEMRTLLMELRPSALEDADPAELFKHLVNAFSGRTGVPVDFLVEAPVDCGMPVEVKNVFYRIAQEGLNNIFKHADASKVWFRFNCQGQEATLSISDDGQGFTREDIPAGHLGLEIMTERAETVGAELTLVSHLGEGTTLRLNWNVSRE
- a CDS encoding WD40 repeat domain-containing protein, yielding MLNNLREIMAHKGHITSVVFTPNSQLLLSAGMDNQVHIWTVGDWRLTKSLVGHENSVNSLSLTSDGQQVLTASTDRTVRFWDIRTGKQVQQYGFKGHTALLSLDNKVIAALDNPWLTLAEFPSGEVINRVKPFPKRTTAYAFSPIDSKIALGGQGDDISIRSFPELDLIDNIEEAHSGYVLSTRFSPSGQLLVSAGYEQKLKFWDTATWSLLAELPLEHQGVQNLAFSEDGKILAIASDHLVTLVEVNTRKIVHKEKIMPKGVYCIAFSPDGRWLVAGAADKRLRIWDILADKSN
- a CDS encoding class I SAM-dependent methyltransferase, with protein sequence MEIIEEEKPGRALDLGCGTGTNLLTLAEKGWEVTGVDMALLSVLKARRKFRKAGVSAEVFQGDVATDVLPNRQFELIFDIGCFHNLSSEGRERYRQNLQRWLTPGGVYLIYAHQKRMVQGFHGVDERDIQYFKSFLQLTWQRQGNEERPGGGGGWPSVWARFDRRFEVENAK